One region of Salvia miltiorrhiza cultivar Shanhuang (shh) unplaced genomic scaffold, IMPLAD_Smil_shh original_scaffold_455, whole genome shotgun sequence genomic DNA includes:
- the LOC131004714 gene encoding pentatricopeptide repeat-containing protein OTP51, chloroplastic isoform X1 — MLLSFHCITHQITPSRTLRSFSHHHRLPALSLPSKPYRRFPLPIIVSSSVSAGATVSGISEEEKANDYDISEEGKGDDYHFYGEKREESFDIDGSFELAELKRFRSPVVEVKELEELPEQWRRSRLAWLCKELPAHRLPTFIRVLNAQRKWIRQDDCTYIAVHCMRIRENESAFRVYKWTMQQHWFQFDFALVTKLADYMGKERKYLKCRELYNDIINQGLVPNESTFHILIVAYLSSSGPSCLEEACSIYNQMIHLGNYKPRLSLHNSLFRALVSKAGGSCKHHLKQAEFIFHNLTMSGLKVHNDIYGGLIWLHSYQDVIDKERIVSLRKEMKSAGIEESTEVLVSVLRACAKHGDLAAAESIWTNILSSHSKPPPQAFVYLMEVYSRVGKPIGSLKIFRVMQELCSPNVVSYYKIIEILCKAQEIELAESLMVEFINSDIKSLTRSFIDMMTMYSNLSLHDKVESTFFRCLEECHPNQTVYNLYLDSLVQTGSLDKAEQIFSQMHADEAIGVDAKSCNNILRGYLTYEHHAKARKIYDFMCQKKYEIESSLMEKLEYVERFSMKEAKRSSSLKLSQEQREILIGLLLGGLRLKLDEEKRSYAIDFVFREDNKIHYFLRRHIHNRFHEWLAQKVQIDDNNGDIPCQFTTIPHSCFQLYADQFWPQGLPVIPKLIHRWLTPRVLAYWYMYGGYKTSSGDILLKLKFDKEDVTRIAKTIKAKSLNCRVKRRGRVFWMGFLGTDAAEFWKLTEPFVLADLRDSLEANVESLDGRSGLNNVSFSSDSDTDGNTSDHSNDEGHATIY; from the exons ATGCTTCTGAGTTTCCATTGCATCACTCACCAAATTACACCTTCACGTACCCTCAGATCCTTctcccaccaccaccgcctcccCGCTCTCTCCCTCCCCTCGAAACCCTACCGGCGATTCCCCCTTCCAATTATCGTCTCCTCATCCGTATCCGCCGGAGCTACAGTATCCGGCATCTCAGAAGAGGAAAAAGCAAATGATTATGACATCTCGGAAGAGGGAAAAGGAGATGATTACCACTTTTATGGAGAGAAACGGGAGGAAAGTTTCGATATCGATGGCTCGTTTGAGTTGGCTGAGTTGAAGCGGTTTCGGTCTCCGGTTGTGGAGGTAAAGGAGCTGGAGGAGCTGCCGGAGCAGTGGCGGAGGTCGCGATTGGCGTGGCTGTGCAAGGAGCTTCCGGCGCATAGGTTGCCTACGTTCATTCGGGTGCTCAATGCGCAGAGGAAGTGGATTAGGCAGGACGATTGCACTTATATTGCCGTCCACTGCATGCGTATACGTGAAAACGAGTCAGCATTCAGG GTGTACAAATGGACGATGCAGCAGCATTGGTTTCAATTTGATTTTGCCCTTGTAACCAAATTAGCTGATTACATGGGAAAGGAGCGAAAATACTTGAAATGTCGTGAACTGTATAACGATATAATTAACCAAGGTCTAGTTCCTAATGAATCCACATTTCATATTCTGATTGTTGCCTACCTTAGTTCATCTGGTCCAAGTTGTCTAGAGGAAGCATGTAGCATTTACAATCAAATGATTCACTTGGGAAATTACAAGCCTCGACTAAGCTTGCACAACTCTCTATTTAGAGCTCTTGTGAGCAAAGCTGGAGGCTCTTGTAAACATCATCTTAAACAAGCGGAGTTTATTTTTCACAATCTGACAATGTCTGGATTAAAAGTACATAATGATATTTATGGTGGGCTTATCTGGCTCCATAGTTATCAAGACGTAATAGATAAAGAAAGAATTGTGTCATTAAGAAAGGAGATGAAATCAGCGGGTATTGAAGAGAGTACAGAAGTGCTCGTGTCAGTGTTACGAGCTTGTGCTAAGCATGGTGATCTTGCAGCAGCTGAAAGTATTTGGACAAATATTCTTTCTTCCCATAGTAAACCTCCACCTCAAGCATTTGTGTATCTAATGGAGGTCTATTCAAGGGTCGGGAAACCGATTGGATCCCTTAAAATATTCAGGGTTATGCAGGAACTGTGTTCACCAAATGTTGTGTCATACTACAAAATCATTGAGATATTGTGTAAAGCTCAAGAGATAGAGCTTGCAGAGTCACTTATGGTAGAGTTCATAAATAGTGACATAAAATCCTTGACGCGGTCTTTTATAGATATGATGACTATGTATTCCAATTTAAGCTTGCACGATAAAGTGGAATCCACTTTCTTCCGGTGCCTGGAAGAATGTCATCCCAATCAGACTGTTTATAATCTGTACTTGGATTCTTTGGTGCAAACTGGCAGTCTTGATAAGGCAGAACAGATCTTCAGCCAAATGCATGCTGATGAGGCAATTGGTGTGGATGCTAAATCATGCAACAACATCTTGAGGGGCTATCTAACCTATGAGCATCATGCTAAGGCAAGAAAGATATATGATTTCATGTGTCAAAAGAAATATGAAATTGAATCTTCCTTGATGGAGAAGCTAGAATACGTCGAGAGATTTAGTATGAAGGAAGCCAAAAGATCATCAAGCTTGAAGCTCAGCCAAGAGCAGAGAGAAATTCTGATAGGTCTACTGTTGGGTGGTTTAAGGCTTAAATTGGATGAGGAGAAAAGGAGTTACGCGATTGATTTTGTGTTTAGGGAGGACAACAAGATCCATTACTTTCTGAGAAGACATATACACAACCGATTTCATGAATGGTTAGCTCAAAAAGTGCAGATTGATGACAATAATGGTGATATTCCATGTCAGTTTACAACCATACCCCACTCTTGTTTTCAGTTGTATGCCGACCAGTTCTGGCCTCAAGGCCTACCTGTGATTCCTAAGCTAATCCACAGGTGGCTAACACCTCGTGTTCTTGCATATTGGTATATGTATGGGGGCTACAAGACTTCATCCGGTGATATTTTGTTGAAGCTGAAGTTCGATAAAGAGGATGTTACGAGGATTGCCAAAACAATCAAGGCAAAGTCATTGAATTGCCGTGTCAAAAGAAGAGGGAGAGTTTTCTGGATGGGTTTTCTTGGAACTGATGCCGCTGAATTTTGGAAACTAACCGAACCCTTTGTGCTTGCAGATCTGAGAGATTCTCTTGAAGCAAATGTTGAGTCTCTAGATGGGAGGTCAGGGCTCAACAACGTAAGTTTTAGTAGCGATTCAGATACTGATGGAAACACTTCAGATCATAGCAATGATGAAG GACATGCAACTATTTACTGA
- the LOC131004713 gene encoding serine/threonine-protein kinase SRK2E — translation MDRPPVTGGGPPGMDMPIMHDSDRYELVRDIGSGNFGVARLMRDRQTGELVAVKYIERGEKIDENVQREIINHRSLRHPNIVRFKEVILTPTHLAIVMEYASGGELFERICNAGRFSEDEARFFFQQLISGVSYCHAMQICHRDLKLENTLLDGSPAPRLKICDFGYSKSSVLHSQPKSTVGTPAYIAPEVLLKKEYDGKIADVWSCGVTLYVMLVGAYPFEDPEEPKNFRKTIQRILNVQYSIPDYVHISPECRHLISRIFVADPAKRISIPEIKNHEWFLKNLPTDLMDNNMANNQFEEPEQPMQSDSEIMQIITEATIPPAGTNSLNQYLTGSLDIDDDMDEDLESDPDLDIDSSGEIVYAM, via the exons ATGGATCGACCGCCGGTCACGGGTGGCGGGCCGCCGGGGATGGACATGCCGATCATGCATGATAGCGATAGGTATGAGCTGGTTAGGGATATCGGCTCGGGTAATTTCGGGGTGGCTCGGCTCATGAGAGATCGCCAGACGGGCGAGCTTGTTGCTGTTAAGTACATCGAGAGGGGCGAGAAG ATTGATGAAAATGTGCAGCGAGAAATTATCAACCATAGGTCTCTCAGACACCCCAATATCGTCAGATTTAAAGAG GTTATACTGACACCGACACATTTGGCAATTGTGATGGAATATGCATCTGGAGGAGAACTCTTTGAACGGATATGCAATGCAGGGAGATTCAGTGAGGATGAG GCAAGGTTTTTCTTCCAGCAACTCATATCAGGTGTCAGCTACTGCCATGCTATG CAAATTTGCCACCGTGATTTGAAGTTGGAGAATACGTTACTCGATGGAAGCCCAGCTCCTCGGCTGAAAATCTGTGATTTTGGGTACTCAAAG TCGTCGGTGCTTCATTCACAGCCAAAGTCAACAGTTGGTACCCCTGCATATATTGCCCCAGAAGTGTTGCTTAAAAAGGAATACGACGGAAAG ATCGCAGATGTCTGGTCTTGTGGAGTAACTCTATATGTCATGTTGGTTGGTGCATATCCATTCGAGGACCCCGAGGAACCCAAAAACTTCAGAAAGACTATACAG CGGATCTTGAACGTTCAGTACTCCATCCCGGACTATGTTCATATATCTCCAGAATGCCGTCATCTGATCTCAAGGATCTTCGTGGCGGACCCTGCAAAG AGGATTTCAATCCCGGAGATAAAGAACCACGAATGGTTTCTAAAGAACCTCCCGACGGATCTCATGGACAACAACATGGCAAACAATCAGTTTGAAGAACCAGAACAACCCATGCAGAGTGATAGTGAGATTATGCAGATAATAACCGAGGCTACCATCCCGCCTGCTGGAACCAACAGTCTGAACCAGTATCTCACGGGGAGCCTCGACATTGACGACGACATGGACGAGGATCTTGAAAGCGACCCGGACCTTGACATCGATAGCAGTGGAGAAATAGTCTATGCTATGTGA
- the LOC131004714 gene encoding pentatricopeptide repeat-containing protein OTP51, chloroplastic isoform X2 — protein sequence MLLSFHCITHQITPSRTLRSFSHHHRLPALSLPSKPYRRFPLPIIVSSSVSAGATVSGISEEEKANDYDISEEGKGDDYHFYGEKREESFDIDGSFELAELKRFRSPVVEVKELEELPEQWRRSRLAWLCKELPAHRLPTFIRVLNAQRKWIRQDDCTYIAVHCMRIRENESAFRVYKWTMQQHWFQFDFALVTKLADYMGKERKYLKCRELYNDIINQGLVPNESTFHILIVAYLSSSGPSCLEEACSIYNQMIHLGNYKPRLSLHNSLFRALVSKAGGSCKHHLKQAEFIFHNLTMSGLKVHNDIYGGLIWLHSYQDVIDKERIVSLRKEMKSAGIEESTEVLVSVLRACAKHGDLAAAESIWTNILSSHSKPPPQAFVYLMEVYSRVGKPIGSLKIFRVMQELCSPNVVSYYKIIEILCKAQEIELAESLMVEFINSDIKSLTRSFIDMMTMYSNLSLHDKVESTFFRCLEECHPNQTVYNLYLDSLVQTGSLDKAEQIFSQMHADEAIGVDAKSCNNILRGYLTYEHHAKARKIYDFMCQKKYEIESSLMEKLEYVERFSMKEAKRSSSLKLSQEQREILIGLLLGGLRLKLDEEKRSYAIDFVFREDNKIHYFLRRHIHNRFHEWLAQKVQIDDNNGDIPCQFTTIPHSCFQLYADQFWPQGLPVIPKLIHRWLTPRVLAYWYMYGGYKTSSGDILLKLKFDKEDVTRIAKTIKAKSLNCRVKRRGRVFWMGFLGTDAAEFWKLTEPFVLADLRDSLEANVESLDGRSGLNNVSFSSDSDTDGNTSDHSNDEAH from the exons ATGCTTCTGAGTTTCCATTGCATCACTCACCAAATTACACCTTCACGTACCCTCAGATCCTTctcccaccaccaccgcctcccCGCTCTCTCCCTCCCCTCGAAACCCTACCGGCGATTCCCCCTTCCAATTATCGTCTCCTCATCCGTATCCGCCGGAGCTACAGTATCCGGCATCTCAGAAGAGGAAAAAGCAAATGATTATGACATCTCGGAAGAGGGAAAAGGAGATGATTACCACTTTTATGGAGAGAAACGGGAGGAAAGTTTCGATATCGATGGCTCGTTTGAGTTGGCTGAGTTGAAGCGGTTTCGGTCTCCGGTTGTGGAGGTAAAGGAGCTGGAGGAGCTGCCGGAGCAGTGGCGGAGGTCGCGATTGGCGTGGCTGTGCAAGGAGCTTCCGGCGCATAGGTTGCCTACGTTCATTCGGGTGCTCAATGCGCAGAGGAAGTGGATTAGGCAGGACGATTGCACTTATATTGCCGTCCACTGCATGCGTATACGTGAAAACGAGTCAGCATTCAGG GTGTACAAATGGACGATGCAGCAGCATTGGTTTCAATTTGATTTTGCCCTTGTAACCAAATTAGCTGATTACATGGGAAAGGAGCGAAAATACTTGAAATGTCGTGAACTGTATAACGATATAATTAACCAAGGTCTAGTTCCTAATGAATCCACATTTCATATTCTGATTGTTGCCTACCTTAGTTCATCTGGTCCAAGTTGTCTAGAGGAAGCATGTAGCATTTACAATCAAATGATTCACTTGGGAAATTACAAGCCTCGACTAAGCTTGCACAACTCTCTATTTAGAGCTCTTGTGAGCAAAGCTGGAGGCTCTTGTAAACATCATCTTAAACAAGCGGAGTTTATTTTTCACAATCTGACAATGTCTGGATTAAAAGTACATAATGATATTTATGGTGGGCTTATCTGGCTCCATAGTTATCAAGACGTAATAGATAAAGAAAGAATTGTGTCATTAAGAAAGGAGATGAAATCAGCGGGTATTGAAGAGAGTACAGAAGTGCTCGTGTCAGTGTTACGAGCTTGTGCTAAGCATGGTGATCTTGCAGCAGCTGAAAGTATTTGGACAAATATTCTTTCTTCCCATAGTAAACCTCCACCTCAAGCATTTGTGTATCTAATGGAGGTCTATTCAAGGGTCGGGAAACCGATTGGATCCCTTAAAATATTCAGGGTTATGCAGGAACTGTGTTCACCAAATGTTGTGTCATACTACAAAATCATTGAGATATTGTGTAAAGCTCAAGAGATAGAGCTTGCAGAGTCACTTATGGTAGAGTTCATAAATAGTGACATAAAATCCTTGACGCGGTCTTTTATAGATATGATGACTATGTATTCCAATTTAAGCTTGCACGATAAAGTGGAATCCACTTTCTTCCGGTGCCTGGAAGAATGTCATCCCAATCAGACTGTTTATAATCTGTACTTGGATTCTTTGGTGCAAACTGGCAGTCTTGATAAGGCAGAACAGATCTTCAGCCAAATGCATGCTGATGAGGCAATTGGTGTGGATGCTAAATCATGCAACAACATCTTGAGGGGCTATCTAACCTATGAGCATCATGCTAAGGCAAGAAAGATATATGATTTCATGTGTCAAAAGAAATATGAAATTGAATCTTCCTTGATGGAGAAGCTAGAATACGTCGAGAGATTTAGTATGAAGGAAGCCAAAAGATCATCAAGCTTGAAGCTCAGCCAAGAGCAGAGAGAAATTCTGATAGGTCTACTGTTGGGTGGTTTAAGGCTTAAATTGGATGAGGAGAAAAGGAGTTACGCGATTGATTTTGTGTTTAGGGAGGACAACAAGATCCATTACTTTCTGAGAAGACATATACACAACCGATTTCATGAATGGTTAGCTCAAAAAGTGCAGATTGATGACAATAATGGTGATATTCCATGTCAGTTTACAACCATACCCCACTCTTGTTTTCAGTTGTATGCCGACCAGTTCTGGCCTCAAGGCCTACCTGTGATTCCTAAGCTAATCCACAGGTGGCTAACACCTCGTGTTCTTGCATATTGGTATATGTATGGGGGCTACAAGACTTCATCCGGTGATATTTTGTTGAAGCTGAAGTTCGATAAAGAGGATGTTACGAGGATTGCCAAAACAATCAAGGCAAAGTCATTGAATTGCCGTGTCAAAAGAAGAGGGAGAGTTTTCTGGATGGGTTTTCTTGGAACTGATGCCGCTGAATTTTGGAAACTAACCGAACCCTTTGTGCTTGCAGATCTGAGAGATTCTCTTGAAGCAAATGTTGAGTCTCTAGATGGGAGGTCAGGGCTCAACAACGTAAGTTTTAGTAGCGATTCAGATACTGATGGAAACACTTCAGATCATAGCAATGATGAAG CGCATTGA